Proteins encoded within one genomic window of Bradyrhizobium sp. 186:
- a CDS encoding UDP-glucose/GDP-mannose dehydrogenase family protein, whose amino-acid sequence MRIVMIGSGYVGLVSGACFADFGHFVTCVDKDADKIAALKRCEIPIFEPDLDQLVRTGMDGGRLKFSTGLDDIAEADAVFIAVGTPSRRGDGHADLSYVHAASREIAAHLQGFTVIVTKSTVPVGTGDEVERIIRETNPAADFAVASNPEFLREGAAIRDFQHPDRIVVGTEDERAQKVMGDVYRPLYLNQAPIMFTSRRTSELIKYAANAFLATKITFINEMADLAEQVGANVQEIARGIGLDNRIGTKFLHAGAGYGGSCFPKDTRALAKTALDHGIQLRIVEATLTANDNRKRAMARKVANALGGDLHGKTIAVLGLTFKPDTDDMREAASIPLITGLLDFGAKVKAHDPVGMEQAKKELAGIEYCEDPYTCARGADALVIVTEWRQFRALDLERIKNSMATPVIVDLRNIYRPEDVRGLGFKYESIGRR is encoded by the coding sequence ATGCGAATTGTAATGATCGGCTCCGGCTACGTCGGTTTGGTGTCCGGCGCCTGCTTTGCGGATTTCGGCCATTTCGTCACGTGCGTGGACAAGGACGCCGACAAGATCGCCGCGCTGAAGCGCTGTGAAATTCCGATCTTCGAGCCCGATCTCGACCAGCTCGTACGCACGGGCATGGACGGCGGCCGGCTCAAGTTCTCGACCGGCCTCGACGACATCGCCGAAGCCGACGCCGTGTTCATCGCAGTGGGGACGCCCTCACGTCGCGGCGATGGCCACGCCGACCTGAGCTATGTGCACGCCGCCTCGCGCGAGATCGCCGCCCATCTCCAGGGCTTTACCGTGATCGTGACCAAGTCAACCGTGCCGGTCGGCACCGGCGACGAGGTCGAGCGGATCATCCGGGAGACCAACCCGGCGGCCGACTTTGCCGTCGCGTCGAACCCCGAATTCCTGCGCGAGGGTGCGGCGATCCGCGACTTCCAGCACCCGGATCGCATCGTCGTCGGCACCGAGGACGAGCGCGCGCAGAAGGTGATGGGCGACGTTTATCGCCCGCTTTACCTCAACCAGGCGCCGATCATGTTCACGAGCCGGCGCACCTCCGAACTGATCAAATATGCCGCCAACGCTTTCCTGGCGACCAAGATCACCTTCATCAACGAGATGGCCGACCTCGCCGAACAGGTCGGCGCCAATGTGCAGGAGATCGCCCGCGGCATCGGGCTCGACAATCGCATCGGCACCAAATTCCTGCACGCCGGCGCGGGCTACGGCGGCTCCTGCTTTCCGAAGGACACGCGCGCGCTGGCCAAGACCGCGCTCGATCATGGCATCCAGCTTCGAATCGTGGAGGCCACGCTGACCGCGAACGACAACCGCAAGCGCGCCATGGCGCGCAAGGTGGCCAACGCGCTCGGGGGCGACCTCCACGGCAAGACGATCGCCGTGCTCGGCCTGACCTTCAAGCCCGACACCGACGACATGCGCGAAGCCGCCTCTATTCCCCTGATCACGGGCCTGCTCGACTTCGGCGCAAAGGTAAAGGCGCATGATCCCGTCGGCATGGAGCAGGCCAAGAAGGAATTAGCGGGTATCGAATATTGCGAGGACCCCTATACGTGCGCGCGTGGCGCGGATGCATTGGTCATCGTGACGGAGTGGCGCCAGTTCCGGGCGCTTGATCTCGAGCGGATTAAGAACAGCATGGCTACGCCTGTGATCGTTGATTTACGAAATATCTATCGGCCGGAAGATGTGCGGGGGCTTGGGTTTAAATATGAGAGCATCGGGCGACGATGA
- a CDS encoding class I SAM-dependent methyltransferase — translation MLEKLPNAAETPSLEASLEKATDQAFKARATFEYQQVRKWVGSRVNLDEARILDFGCGQGVPAASFALRHPKARVLGVDIEPVPEQQLSNLLNKQIGCGIPSNVSYRTLSLTALSDEKFDLIYAWSVFEHVKEDKMIKIFSTLKSHLAERGILFVCCNPLYFSPHGSHLYKYFKSPWHHLLLTLDELREGVVSGDLLASETREWQQFLQLNRLTAQDIMGRASGAGLKRLRHHLTKTDLSPPPRLARLYDNEVLTTKELVAIFE, via the coding sequence ATGTTGGAAAAACTTCCAAATGCAGCCGAAACGCCTTCTCTTGAGGCATCCCTCGAAAAGGCCACGGACCAGGCCTTTAAGGCGCGCGCCACATTTGAGTATCAGCAGGTCCGAAAATGGGTGGGGAGCCGCGTTAACCTCGACGAAGCGCGCATTCTTGATTTCGGATGCGGTCAAGGCGTGCCGGCAGCTTCGTTCGCTCTCCGACACCCGAAAGCTCGCGTACTTGGAGTCGATATCGAGCCTGTACCGGAGCAACAACTGAGCAACCTTCTCAACAAGCAGATTGGCTGCGGCATTCCTTCCAATGTGAGCTATCGCACCCTGTCCTTGACGGCTCTATCAGATGAGAAGTTCGATCTGATATATGCTTGGTCCGTGTTTGAGCACGTCAAAGAAGACAAGATGATCAAGATCTTTTCCACGCTGAAGAGCCATCTTGCGGAGAGAGGAATACTATTCGTTTGCTGCAATCCCCTCTACTTCTCTCCTCACGGATCCCATCTATACAAGTACTTCAAATCGCCATGGCACCATCTTCTGTTGACGTTGGATGAACTCCGGGAAGGCGTCGTCTCGGGCGACCTTTTGGCATCGGAGACTAGGGAGTGGCAGCAATTTCTCCAACTGAACAGATTGACGGCTCAGGACATCATGGGCAGAGCATCGGGAGCCGGCTTGAAGCGATTGAGACATCATCTAACAAAAACAGATTTATCGCCGCCTCCAAGATTGGCACGTCTGTACGATAATGAGGTCCTGACGACGAAGGAGCTTGTTGCGATCTTTGAATAG
- a CDS encoding heparin lyase I family protein yields the protein MISTPHLIAPLQVIMRGFFSVLLLGVSFVAANGQDADAQRSGLISSLRFSFANQIDTSKFSTRDMSKPFYFRIGGSHNFGSYPFTVDIGSRFNVWLDERVPPGKRASIGDRSLAISLTSDLDQNVKDKIFLDAVPHQSEQRTTVDGLDNERFISFDMMLDRNYQKPLYWVIHFQAFQCCAGHPPFVIRVVPEQTNDQFVTMEFAIANNETEARAFGKHLRIGIIQLVREQWVHFTLNLKPSPCGDGASGKIAAWVDGAQAVNWSGCWGFVPDPASVTERGEVRPSIGFDIGVYRRRQPTTQTIYIDNILYGRTLDSVGR from the coding sequence ATGATATCTACTCCACATCTAATCGCACCGCTGCAAGTCATCATGCGGGGCTTCTTTTCAGTTCTTCTGCTTGGCGTATCGTTCGTCGCGGCAAATGGGCAAGACGCAGATGCACAGCGTTCAGGCTTGATTTCGTCCCTGCGTTTCTCGTTTGCCAATCAAATTGATACCTCGAAATTCTCAACCCGAGATATGTCTAAGCCGTTCTATTTCAGGATAGGTGGGTCTCATAACTTCGGATCTTACCCGTTCACAGTTGATATAGGATCGAGATTCAACGTATGGTTAGATGAGCGGGTACCTCCGGGAAAACGCGCGTCTATCGGCGATAGGTCTCTCGCAATCTCGCTAACCTCAGACCTCGATCAGAATGTAAAGGATAAGATTTTCCTCGACGCAGTACCTCACCAATCCGAACAGCGGACGACTGTGGACGGGTTGGACAATGAGCGGTTCATCAGTTTCGACATGATGCTCGATAGAAACTATCAGAAGCCGCTCTATTGGGTGATCCACTTTCAGGCATTCCAGTGTTGTGCAGGCCATCCGCCCTTTGTCATTCGAGTTGTTCCTGAGCAGACCAACGATCAGTTCGTGACGATGGAATTTGCGATTGCGAACAACGAGACCGAGGCTCGCGCCTTCGGTAAGCACTTGCGAATCGGCATCATCCAACTCGTTCGCGAGCAATGGGTTCACTTCACGTTGAATCTAAAGCCTTCCCCGTGTGGAGATGGAGCGTCTGGCAAGATTGCCGCTTGGGTGGACGGGGCCCAAGCCGTTAACTGGAGTGGATGTTGGGGATTTGTACCTGATCCAGCTTCAGTGACGGAGCGCGGTGAGGTCAGACCGAGCATAGGTTTCGACATAGGAGTCTATCGACGTCGACAACCGACTACCCAAACAATCTACATCGATAACATACTTTACGGCCGAACATTGGATAGCGTTGGGCGCTGA
- a CDS encoding class I SAM-dependent methyltransferase, with translation MCSIEEKMEAAKARRQAEFDRIKGSPLELIHTEACRVVPTREDMLDTLPKGGVAVEVGVASGDFSEEILKRLKPSKLYLIDAWQDQRFADGLRLVEQKFAQQIREGAIELRRGFSSDVLASFPDGCFDFIYLDTTHAYDLTVRELDISALKSSEHGVIAGHDFSAGNVVVPHVYGVIQATAAFCRERRWRYRHISIDPDTYFSFCLERIPA, from the coding sequence ATGTGCTCGATCGAGGAAAAAATGGAGGCTGCCAAGGCTCGGCGCCAAGCGGAATTCGACCGGATCAAGGGATCTCCGCTTGAGCTCATCCATACCGAAGCATGCCGCGTGGTACCCACGAGGGAAGACATGCTCGACACTCTGCCGAAAGGTGGCGTTGCGGTCGAAGTCGGAGTCGCTTCTGGCGATTTCAGCGAAGAGATATTGAAGCGTCTTAAGCCAAGTAAATTGTACCTCATTGACGCATGGCAAGACCAGCGCTTTGCGGACGGTCTGCGGTTAGTCGAGCAGAAGTTTGCGCAGCAGATTAGAGAGGGGGCTATAGAGCTTCGCCGCGGGTTTTCGTCAGACGTCCTAGCTTCTTTTCCCGATGGCTGTTTTGACTTCATCTATCTCGATACAACGCACGCTTATGATCTCACCGTTCGGGAGCTGGACATATCCGCCCTGAAGTCGAGTGAACATGGAGTAATCGCGGGACACGATTTCAGTGCGGGCAATGTAGTTGTGCCTCACGTCTACGGTGTAATCCAAGCCACAGCAGCTTTTTGTAGGGAGAGGAGGTGGCGCTACAGGCATATCTCGATCGATCCCGACACCTACTTCAGCTTTTGCCTTGAACGAATTCCTGCCTAA
- a CDS encoding glycosyltransferase — MNQMTKFESSISKLQIRISELRPRLQDVAAQLSTDPVADPKLVARIEAMLASIRRECSDVLVSLKSLFELVASAKPKPSPALISRLQELKRDHERVVDGLAACMAIGKGSSTASTTDATAPVDIKKVSIQKDAGGLGTDGSARSSYSQLSIESILDREASMLAQYDLILLRFERLQNEQRQSAARAANLEREFATKELAFNEKLAKLTRELEQEREHRSQQIDAASKFIGFLSEKSRWLEAKVQRGLPVLQYALRDELELYREEERFLNPDLIKAGDPSKRKISKQIGLIAESGLFDPVFYALQFESPFPARTNLVAHYVTEGWRQGKSPQPLFSVPFYLMRNQRLAMDGVEPLSHYIEVGSSERKDPHPLFSTEHYSKLVPEPDDGQTWLGQFLQVGPSPPSPHPLFDPIKYSRTASVPDGHTALALLHYVTKGWREGKFAFSPLFDVDHYRSHFGESVEIEPYLHFAIFGAAHGISPHPLFDIQYYLDQSPDLDPADVDLLLHYLFKGEQSGTRPSLFFDPGFYREKYLEGHGDTSALLHYLHEGSEKSHDPHPCFSAVLYSDLTKVGNSSPQPSSGVIDALNGGFRQLSSEAIVAYFKELKVPKDAPPASKGKSIATSSEKPLISRQYPGKVAYRDGCPNVLLVAHVAGEHLFGSERSFLDMVDAIGQIPANLFVVLPRNVPDYTNAIRPLCHRAYIVDYQWWRKGQAASDRSTQAFEHLIKTDKIDVVHVNTIMLREALQAARKCGVPGIVHVRELIQHDQALQELIGESSEEIINQTKNRADWVIGNSEVTAEAFAKDRRTFTIPNTIDVDAMDIPNSPKDEIKFGLISSNVPKKGISDVIELARLASGRVKNAKFVIIGPDTDLVKQLKEEQKVGGVPDNVVFAGYAASPRQAVEQVNVVLNFSHFAESFGRTVLEAMAARRPVIAYRWGALPELVEHKKSGYLVPFKKVEDALPFIEHLCDQPEAIKQFGERGRRIAVSRFGLPSYRKRVAEAYSHILPPKDVRISSASPVVRPARNPTLKVREDRPRIAYFCWHFPVPSETFVLNELEALVASGADVLVFCRQIPWKDFKPSFPITFERVDSPKQLAKRLKETGRTIVHAHFVYPVVTDMVWPACEEAEIPFTFIAHAQDIFRHDNDKKNRLAEIGASRWCRALFTLSRFHLNYVVERGFPRGKVIINPNAVDTRRFSAAYDEERQNRTTKKIVAVHRFVKKKGLDLLIRAAPLVADLGVKVELYGYGDMEDEYRRLIAETGATNVEIKGQLTQDQVIETMKTADLFAAPSVRTENGDMDGIPTSVVESMAAGVPVLTTNVAGIPDLVVDEVTGIVAEPTPEALAEAIRRFYGMPTLKVRAIIRAAAARARERHDVARLTRVLMRVWRNQTVDLVIVAWNNLDELKMVVRRIVENTSLPYHLIVCDNQSRREPVAEYLDSLWREHDRVTVIHNNVNAMVGPGTNAALAQGDGDYAVYVCGREGVSFTRGWEIPIVHALEEQPDVGLVGTIGYSPTYLYGSQYPTGIELFDKFRNKDFATKNPARIFGHVQGGLFGMRRKMVAEIGGFSADVPHSYTDVEYSYYAESKGWKLANVPGMLALFNKSRPTLSQRFDESLVVAHPVLPDELERYDAVANGKLKHCNLCDWHGPAFAEGAKCPSCEALPEDRSVYRWLSDGILMYRRLPALAAGLTGGLEKEWARQFQGPRLTIESLISELRSKGRLPNRPGTFHLSLVRLGQSDRDQLSLIVKELNRLMVKGGTALVQIAETDSQLFKEWKYLLLEKMEKSGFKALPDIQFSSKAVEYSFAPVIAFEKI; from the coding sequence ATGAATCAGATGACCAAGTTCGAGTCGAGCATCAGCAAGCTCCAAATTCGAATTTCAGAGCTAAGGCCGCGGCTGCAGGACGTTGCCGCGCAGTTGAGCACAGATCCCGTCGCCGATCCCAAGCTCGTTGCGAGGATCGAGGCGATGCTTGCGTCCATTCGACGCGAGTGCTCCGACGTACTTGTTTCACTGAAGTCGCTATTTGAGCTTGTCGCATCGGCCAAGCCGAAACCCAGTCCGGCGTTGATCAGCAGGCTGCAGGAACTAAAACGCGATCACGAGAGAGTTGTGGATGGGCTTGCTGCTTGCATGGCGATTGGGAAGGGATCATCGACCGCAAGTACAACAGACGCGACCGCGCCAGTTGATATCAAGAAAGTAAGCATTCAAAAAGATGCTGGTGGGCTTGGCACGGATGGAAGTGCTCGATCCAGTTACTCGCAATTGTCGATCGAGAGCATTCTGGACCGCGAAGCGTCGATGCTAGCTCAATACGATCTCATCTTGTTGAGATTCGAGCGGTTGCAGAACGAACAGAGGCAATCCGCCGCCCGCGCAGCCAATTTGGAGCGAGAGTTCGCGACTAAGGAGCTTGCTTTCAATGAAAAGCTCGCCAAGCTAACTCGTGAGCTTGAGCAGGAACGTGAGCATCGCAGTCAGCAGATTGATGCCGCTTCGAAGTTCATCGGCTTTCTTTCAGAGAAGAGCCGGTGGCTGGAGGCAAAGGTGCAAAGGGGTCTTCCAGTACTCCAGTACGCGCTGAGGGATGAGCTGGAGCTATATCGAGAGGAAGAGCGATTCCTGAACCCGGATCTGATCAAAGCTGGTGATCCATCCAAGAGGAAAATATCGAAACAGATAGGATTGATCGCCGAAAGCGGCCTCTTTGATCCTGTATTCTATGCTTTACAATTTGAATCTCCTTTTCCTGCTCGCACGAATCTTGTCGCGCATTACGTGACGGAAGGCTGGCGGCAGGGTAAAAGCCCACAGCCGCTGTTCTCTGTTCCGTTTTACCTGATGCGCAACCAGCGGCTCGCGATGGACGGTGTTGAACCGTTGAGCCATTACATTGAAGTAGGATCAAGCGAGCGAAAGGATCCTCATCCTCTTTTTTCGACGGAGCACTATTCGAAACTGGTCCCCGAGCCCGATGACGGGCAGACTTGGTTGGGGCAATTTCTGCAAGTTGGGCCATCGCCGCCTAGCCCGCATCCTTTATTCGATCCCATCAAATACTCACGCACAGCAAGCGTCCCAGATGGCCACACCGCGCTGGCGCTGCTACATTACGTCACGAAGGGATGGCGGGAGGGAAAGTTCGCGTTTTCTCCGCTCTTCGACGTGGATCATTATAGGTCGCATTTCGGCGAGTCGGTTGAAATCGAGCCCTATCTGCATTTTGCAATCTTTGGTGCTGCGCATGGCATCAGCCCGCATCCCCTGTTCGACATCCAGTATTATCTTGACCAGTCACCAGATCTGGATCCCGCGGATGTTGATCTACTGCTTCATTATTTATTCAAGGGAGAGCAATCGGGGACCCGGCCTTCGCTCTTCTTTGATCCCGGGTTCTATCGCGAGAAATATCTGGAAGGGCACGGTGATACATCCGCGCTGCTCCATTATCTGCACGAGGGATCCGAGAAGTCGCATGACCCTCATCCCTGCTTCAGCGCGGTGCTCTACTCGGATTTGACGAAGGTAGGGAATTCAAGCCCGCAGCCGAGTTCAGGTGTGATCGATGCCCTAAATGGCGGCTTTCGGCAGCTATCTTCGGAAGCAATCGTCGCCTATTTCAAGGAGCTAAAAGTCCCGAAGGATGCTCCCCCAGCGTCCAAGGGCAAGTCGATAGCAACGTCATCTGAAAAGCCGCTCATTTCACGTCAATACCCGGGAAAAGTGGCGTATCGCGATGGGTGCCCCAACGTTCTTTTGGTGGCACACGTTGCCGGCGAGCACTTATTCGGAAGTGAGCGCAGCTTCCTCGACATGGTGGATGCAATCGGCCAGATTCCAGCCAACCTCTTCGTGGTGCTCCCGAGGAATGTTCCCGATTACACGAACGCGATCCGGCCCCTCTGCCACCGTGCGTACATCGTGGATTACCAGTGGTGGAGAAAAGGACAGGCGGCATCGGATCGGTCGACCCAGGCGTTCGAGCATCTCATCAAGACCGACAAAATCGATGTCGTCCACGTGAATACGATAATGCTCCGAGAGGCCTTACAGGCCGCCAGGAAATGTGGTGTTCCAGGGATCGTGCACGTGAGGGAACTCATCCAGCATGATCAAGCGCTTCAAGAGTTGATTGGCGAATCATCCGAGGAGATCATCAATCAGACCAAGAACAGAGCAGACTGGGTGATCGGAAACTCCGAGGTGACAGCGGAGGCATTTGCGAAGGACCGGCGGACCTTTACGATCCCGAACACGATCGACGTCGATGCGATGGACATTCCGAACTCGCCAAAGGACGAGATCAAGTTTGGTCTAATCAGCAGCAACGTGCCAAAGAAGGGAATTTCGGACGTTATCGAATTAGCTCGATTGGCGTCCGGACGCGTCAAGAATGCAAAGTTTGTCATCATCGGCCCAGATACGGATTTGGTCAAACAGCTCAAGGAAGAGCAGAAGGTTGGGGGTGTACCTGACAATGTTGTGTTTGCCGGTTATGCAGCGAGCCCAAGGCAGGCAGTTGAGCAGGTCAACGTTGTTCTAAACTTCTCGCATTTTGCTGAATCGTTCGGCCGGACTGTGTTGGAAGCAATGGCCGCAAGGCGGCCCGTCATCGCTTACCGATGGGGAGCGCTTCCGGAACTGGTGGAGCACAAGAAGAGCGGTTATCTCGTGCCCTTCAAGAAGGTGGAGGATGCGCTACCGTTTATTGAACATCTCTGCGATCAGCCAGAAGCGATAAAGCAGTTCGGAGAGCGTGGCAGAAGAATAGCCGTTTCCAGATTTGGCCTTCCAAGCTACCGGAAGCGAGTTGCTGAAGCCTACTCCCATATCCTCCCGCCCAAGGACGTACGGATCAGTTCGGCCAGTCCTGTCGTACGACCGGCACGCAATCCAACACTCAAAGTGCGGGAGGATCGACCGCGGATTGCGTACTTCTGTTGGCATTTTCCTGTGCCATCCGAAACGTTTGTTTTGAACGAATTGGAGGCGCTCGTCGCCTCCGGAGCGGATGTTCTTGTCTTTTGCCGTCAAATACCCTGGAAGGACTTCAAGCCATCCTTTCCCATTACGTTTGAACGAGTCGATTCACCCAAACAACTCGCGAAGCGGCTGAAGGAAACAGGGCGGACAATTGTTCATGCCCACTTCGTCTATCCCGTTGTGACGGACATGGTTTGGCCGGCGTGTGAAGAGGCGGAAATCCCGTTCACGTTCATTGCGCATGCCCAGGACATATTCCGTCACGACAATGATAAGAAAAATCGTCTCGCGGAGATTGGGGCATCCAGGTGGTGTCGTGCGCTGTTCACGCTGTCCAGGTTCCATCTGAACTACGTGGTCGAGCGGGGATTCCCGCGTGGAAAGGTCATCATCAACCCGAATGCCGTCGACACGAGGCGCTTCTCAGCCGCCTACGATGAAGAGAGGCAGAACAGGACAACAAAGAAGATTGTCGCAGTCCATCGGTTCGTGAAAAAGAAGGGGCTCGATCTTCTCATCCGCGCGGCGCCATTGGTTGCGGATCTTGGGGTGAAGGTGGAGCTCTATGGCTACGGAGATATGGAGGATGAGTACCGCCGCCTCATTGCAGAGACGGGCGCCACCAATGTCGAGATCAAAGGCCAGTTGACGCAGGACCAGGTCATCGAGACGATGAAGACCGCGGATCTGTTTGCGGCACCGTCGGTGCGAACCGAGAACGGTGACATGGACGGGATTCCGACCTCGGTAGTCGAGAGCATGGCGGCAGGCGTGCCGGTGCTCACGACCAACGTCGCCGGGATACCGGATCTAGTTGTTGATGAGGTCACAGGAATAGTGGCCGAGCCGACGCCGGAGGCGCTGGCCGAAGCTATTCGCCGATTCTACGGTATGCCCACCTTGAAGGTGCGCGCGATCATCAGGGCGGCCGCCGCCCGCGCGCGGGAGCGACACGATGTTGCCCGGCTCACACGAGTGCTGATGCGAGTTTGGCGGAATCAGACCGTCGATCTAGTGATCGTGGCTTGGAACAACCTTGACGAATTGAAAATGGTCGTTCGGAGGATAGTGGAAAACACTTCGCTCCCGTATCACTTGATCGTCTGTGACAACCAAAGCAGGCGCGAGCCTGTTGCGGAGTATCTGGATAGCCTCTGGCGAGAGCACGACCGCGTCACTGTCATCCACAATAACGTCAATGCCATGGTTGGCCCCGGCACAAATGCTGCTCTGGCGCAAGGCGACGGCGATTATGCCGTTTATGTCTGCGGCAGGGAAGGCGTTAGCTTTACGCGCGGGTGGGAGATCCCAATCGTGCATGCCTTGGAAGAGCAGCCGGATGTCGGCCTGGTCGGTACGATTGGTTATTCGCCGACCTATCTGTACGGTTCACAATATCCGACCGGCATCGAACTGTTTGACAAGTTCCGGAACAAGGACTTCGCGACCAAGAACCCCGCGCGGATTTTCGGTCACGTCCAAGGCGGTTTGTTCGGCATGAGGCGCAAGATGGTTGCCGAGATTGGAGGATTCAGCGCCGACGTGCCGCACAGCTATACGGATGTAGAATACAGCTATTATGCCGAGAGCAAGGGCTGGAAACTTGCAAATGTGCCAGGCATGCTCGCGCTCTTTAACAAGAGCCGTCCCACACTTTCGCAGAGGTTCGACGAGTCGTTGGTGGTGGCTCATCCGGTGCTTCCTGACGAGCTCGAGCGGTATGATGCAGTAGCCAACGGAAAGTTGAAGCATTGCAATCTCTGTGACTGGCATGGGCCTGCCTTCGCAGAAGGGGCGAAGTGTCCGTCCTGCGAGGCCTTGCCCGAAGATCGCTCGGTTTACAGATGGTTGAGTGATGGCATCCTGATGTATCGGCGCCTACCGGCTCTCGCCGCTGGATTGACTGGCGGACTTGAGAAAGAGTGGGCGCGGCAATTTCAGGGACCGCGCCTGACGATCGAAAGTTTGATCTCCGAGCTCCGGTCTAAAGGCCGTCTTCCCAATCGGCCGGGAACATTCCACTTATCACTTGTCCGATTGGGGCAATCAGACCGAGACCAGCTGTCACTGATTGTAAAGGAGCTGAATCGTTTGATGGTGAAAGGAGGAACGGCTCTCGTTCAAATTGCGGAAACGGATTCCCAATTGTTCAAGGAATGGAAGTACCTCTTACTCGAAAAGATGGAGAAGTCGGGCTTCAAGGCGTTACCTGACATCCAATTTTCTAGTAAGGCAGTTGAGTACTCGTTTGCCCCGGTTATCGCATTCGAGAAAATCTAA